Proteins encoded in a region of the Pirellulales bacterium genome:
- a CDS encoding ABC transporter ATP-binding protein, translated as MIEVRHLRKQYDGKVAIANLNLSIPAGEVYGLIGPNGAGKTTLIRILATLLEPTYGQVTIGGIDVCERPLDVHPLIGYMSDFFSLYDDMLVWEYLDHFAGCYRIERSRRKQLIDDVLELVSLEVRRDDKIKALSRGMRQRLCFAKTLLHQPQVLLLDEPASGLDPAGRIEFREILKKLHEMGRTVLISSHILTEMADFCTSIGIVEQGQLLASGRVEDILRQLQSRMRLVIEVADGQTLQLAQLLEQEVAAEKVDHSNGQLTCTWGGSRDELPALHRRIVNQGIPLVSFSIERDNLEDIYMHISGHRTS; from the coding sequence ATGATTGAAGTCCGTCATCTTCGCAAGCAATACGACGGTAAAGTTGCGATCGCTAACCTGAACCTGTCGATTCCGGCCGGCGAAGTCTATGGCCTGATCGGGCCCAATGGTGCGGGCAAAACAACCCTGATCCGCATCCTGGCCACTCTGCTCGAACCGACCTATGGTCAGGTGACCATCGGGGGGATCGATGTTTGCGAGCGGCCACTCGATGTCCATCCGCTGATCGGCTACATGTCCGATTTCTTCAGCCTGTATGACGACATGCTGGTGTGGGAATACCTCGATCACTTCGCTGGCTGCTACCGGATCGAGCGATCGCGGCGCAAGCAGCTCATCGACGATGTGCTTGAACTGGTGAGCTTGGAAGTCCGCCGCGATGACAAGATCAAGGCTCTCTCGCGCGGCATGCGGCAGCGACTGTGCTTCGCCAAGACTCTCTTGCACCAGCCGCAAGTGCTGCTGCTGGACGAGCCGGCATCGGGACTCGATCCGGCCGGGCGCATCGAGTTCCGCGAGATCCTTAAGAAGCTGCACGAGATGGGGCGCACGGTTTTGATCTCGAGCCACATCCTCACCGAGATGGCCGACTTCTGCACCTCGATTGGCATTGTCGAGCAGGGACAGTTGCTTGCCAGCGGCCGCGTCGAAGACATCCTGCGACAGTTGCAATCACGGATGCGGCTGGTGATCGAGGTGGCCGACGGACAAACCTTGCAGTTGGCGCAATTGCTCGAGCAGGAGGTCGCCGCCGAAAAAGTCGATCATTCGAACGGCCAATTGACATGTACTTGGGGAGGTAGTCGCGACGAATTGCCGGCGCTGCATCGCCGCATCGTCAACCAGGGAATACCGCTCGTCTCCTTCAGCATCGAACGTGACAACTTGGAAGATATTTACATGCACATCTCGGGTCATAGGACCAGTTAG
- a CDS encoding PVC-type heme-binding CxxCH protein, whose product MPQLELDELLKPTPPKEPAEALKTFEAIPGFHIELAAHEPDVVDPVAAAFDEQGHLFVAEMRDYPFRPKEGDKPTGRVRMLTDTDGDGRYDRSTTFADELLWPTGVVCSNHGVYVAAAPNVYFFKDTDGDGVADERRVVFAGFGTQNEQGSVNCLTWGLDGKIYASTSKNGGQIRSGQYPKSEPVGISGRDFCFDPATEKLELVTGGGQFGNAFDDWGNRFLCDQANPSMEVMLPNRYLARNPLLAVPEAVNDLTPGAVKIFRISPLEGWRVVRSTRRLALGERGADSTGLNHHVLDGVAGLMIYRGDAYPPEFRGNLIVGDGQTNLVHRRRLEPDGVTFRSIRADENMEFVRSSDIWFRPVNSLNGPDGCVWITDMAREVIESVHVPWDVVSRINLKSQGRGRIYRIAPDGFRVPALPRLNEVGTAELVATLSHRGGWWRDTAQRLLRERQDPAAVQPLRTLLRESSFDLARLHALYTLEQLKALSDDDLQHALADESSGVREHAVTLSEARLSKSLELLSRVVHLAADDAPRVRFRVAFSLGEVKGTDAARQQAISGLATIGRRDGGDVWVRTAILSSSRPWASALLGELTQSAGDTADAALLRQLGFLVGRDEDHDNRAGTLLDALAGSPAASNFATLEPILLGLADGLRGAKTTIQQLQPKLPQTGAALVNRVVENAAKIVGDEQASTSARVRAIQVLSLGQVERTLPLLAPLLSAHAAEGIERAAVQSLATFDSPQVAAALIGPWRSYTPQSRSAVVQTIFSHPAWRSDLLAAIERGDVAANQITRVERGMLLALPDKDQRARAEKIFEADNSPRQEIYNQYRPTLEMAGTVQAGEKVYQRECMACHQVGKQGQAVGPNLATTKHRAPEELLMHILDPNREVQPAYIQYSVIDRDGGIYSGLIAAETASSITLRRDKNFEKTILKSEIDEISSSEKSLMPEGFEKTIPPQDMADLLAFLKEMHYDIGTQPGRREGGD is encoded by the coding sequence TTGCCACAGTTGGAATTGGATGAACTGCTGAAGCCGACGCCGCCCAAAGAACCGGCCGAGGCACTAAAGACCTTCGAGGCGATACCTGGATTTCACATAGAGCTGGCCGCGCACGAGCCCGATGTCGTCGACCCCGTGGCGGCGGCCTTCGACGAGCAAGGGCATCTATTCGTTGCCGAGATGCGTGACTATCCGTTCCGTCCCAAGGAAGGGGACAAACCGACGGGCCGCGTTCGCATGCTCACCGATACGGATGGCGATGGCCGCTACGATCGTAGCACAACCTTCGCCGACGAACTGCTGTGGCCGACCGGTGTCGTTTGCTCGAATCATGGAGTCTATGTCGCTGCGGCGCCGAACGTTTATTTTTTCAAGGATACCGACGGTGATGGCGTGGCAGACGAGCGTCGCGTCGTCTTCGCTGGCTTTGGAACGCAGAACGAACAAGGCTCGGTGAATTGCCTGACCTGGGGCCTGGACGGAAAGATTTATGCCAGCACCTCGAAAAACGGCGGACAGATTCGTTCGGGCCAATATCCAAAGTCGGAGCCGGTCGGCATCAGTGGTCGCGATTTCTGTTTCGATCCCGCGACCGAGAAGCTGGAACTGGTGACAGGTGGCGGTCAGTTCGGCAACGCCTTCGACGATTGGGGAAATCGCTTCCTGTGCGACCAGGCCAATCCGTCGATGGAGGTGATGCTGCCGAATCGATATCTGGCGCGGAATCCGTTGTTGGCCGTGCCCGAGGCGGTCAATGATTTGACTCCGGGCGCCGTGAAGATATTTCGCATCAGTCCGCTGGAAGGATGGCGCGTAGTTCGCTCAACGCGGCGGTTGGCGCTCGGCGAACGCGGCGCGGACTCGACCGGTTTAAATCATCACGTGCTCGACGGCGTGGCCGGTTTGATGATCTATCGGGGCGACGCCTATCCGCCGGAGTTTCGCGGTAATTTGATTGTCGGCGACGGGCAGACCAATCTGGTGCACCGTCGGCGACTGGAGCCGGACGGGGTGACGTTTCGCTCAATTCGCGCCGACGAGAACATGGAATTCGTTCGCTCGAGCGATATCTGGTTCCGACCCGTCAACTCGTTGAACGGACCAGACGGTTGCGTGTGGATCACCGATATGGCCCGCGAGGTGATCGAGTCAGTGCATGTGCCGTGGGACGTGGTCAGCCGCATCAATTTGAAGAGTCAGGGCCGGGGCCGGATTTACCGTATCGCTCCGGACGGTTTTAGAGTTCCGGCGTTGCCGCGCCTGAACGAGGTCGGCACGGCGGAATTGGTTGCCACGCTGTCGCACCGCGGCGGGTGGTGGCGCGATACGGCGCAACGCTTGTTGCGCGAGCGACAGGATCCAGCGGCGGTGCAGCCACTACGAACCTTGTTGCGCGAATCCTCCTTCGACCTGGCCCGCCTGCACGCACTGTATACCTTGGAGCAGCTGAAGGCTCTCAGCGACGATGACTTGCAGCATGCACTGGCAGACGAATCGTCAGGCGTGCGCGAACATGCCGTGACGCTGTCTGAGGCGCGATTGTCGAAGTCGCTGGAGTTATTGTCGCGCGTGGTTCACTTGGCAGCCGACGATGCGCCGCGGGTCCGTTTTCGGGTGGCCTTCTCGTTGGGCGAAGTGAAGGGGACAGACGCTGCGCGTCAACAGGCGATTTCCGGGCTGGCCACGATCGGGCGACGCGACGGTGGCGACGTCTGGGTACGTACCGCAATTCTCAGTTCGAGCCGGCCGTGGGCCTCGGCTTTGCTCGGCGAGCTAACGCAATCCGCCGGGGATACGGCGGATGCGGCGCTTTTGCGACAACTCGGTTTTCTGGTGGGACGCGATGAAGATCATGACAACCGGGCCGGGACTTTATTGGACGCGCTAGCTGGCTCTCCCGCGGCATCGAATTTTGCGACGCTCGAGCCTATTTTGCTGGGATTGGCGGATGGTTTGCGCGGCGCGAAAACGACGATCCAGCAATTGCAGCCGAAGTTACCGCAGACGGGCGCGGCCCTTGTCAATCGCGTTGTTGAGAACGCGGCGAAAATCGTTGGCGACGAGCAAGCCTCGACAAGCGCGCGTGTCCGGGCGATTCAGGTTCTCTCGCTCGGGCAAGTGGAGCGAACGCTGCCGCTGTTGGCGCCTTTGCTGTCGGCCCACGCGGCCGAAGGGATCGAGCGTGCTGCCGTGCAATCATTAGCGACGTTCGACAGTCCGCAGGTCGCAGCGGCCTTGATTGGTCCCTGGCGCAGCTACACACCACAATCGCGCAGTGCGGTCGTGCAGACGATCTTTTCGCACCCGGCGTGGCGCAGCGATTTGCTGGCAGCGATTGAGCGCGGCGACGTTGCCGCCAACCAGATCACCCGTGTCGAGCGCGGCATGCTGCTGGCCCTGCCGGATAAGGATCAGCGGGCGCGTGCGGAGAAGATCTTCGAGGCGGACAATAGTCCTCGGCAGGAGATTTACAATCAATATCGTCCCACGCTCGAAATGGCCGGCACGGTCCAGGCGGGTGAGAAGGTCTATCAGCGCGAGTGTATGGCATGCCACCAGGTGGGCAAGCAAGGTCAAGCCGTGGGGCCGAATCTAGCGACGACTAAGCATCGAGCGCCTGAGGAATTGCTGATGCACATTCTCGACCCGAATCGCGAGGTGCAGCCAGCCTACATTCAATATTCGGTCATCGATCGCGACGGAGGCATCTACTCCGGCCTGATTGCCGCCGAGACAGCCAGTAGCATCACGTTGCGCCGTGACAAGAACTTCGAGAAGACGATTTTGAAGAGTGAGATCGACGAAATCTCGAGCAGCGAGAAATCGCTCATGCCCGAGGGTTTTGAAAAGACGATACCACCGCAAGACATGGCCGACCTGCTGGCATTCTTGAAGGAGATGCACTACGACATCGGCACGCAACCAGGCCGGCGCGAAGGTGGTGATTAG